The [Eubacterium] siraeum genome contains a region encoding:
- a CDS encoding FkbM family methyltransferase produces MSKLSDKLAGFFGRLFPMSRNKTIKLNNEIRQTESEHFAQLCEMLGFLENSLNTCTDICRDNAEQIKLCRQSLRTLEDNQVKFGESTASKLKEIKLDIENLKKQNECISEKLSNEISEKSAGISGELIGCISHHTEEILGCMTDSDKRSYDSDKHIVELIENGISENHKHAGEIKAFNNSLSGDIKSLSDSVTAGFDKTSKTGEYVSVFDSLSTDNESISADIKSLSDSVTAGFDKTSKTGEYVSVLNGLSADNESISADIKSLSDSVTAGFDKTSKTGEYADILNGLSADNESISADIKSLSDSVTAGFDKTSKTGEYVSVLDGLSADNESISADIKSLSDSVTAGFDKTSKTGEYADTLNGLSADNESISADIKSLSDSVTAGFDKTSKTGEYAQSLLDAENTANTIRREMNLFKRQSYLRKLYFHPGEREALAKLFSDAMNREDSAQRFSALISGLDNESRNTVSDIIHRMGMIADGNKSLQDVYTQREQEEFVRMNDEFSSKIVKLNDNLYYYNGYYLPVNQFDSSVFFTRYGIDKLTTLDSVRNKHIIDAGGYVGDTALLFSSYTDKDIHVFEASPSNMDIIRETIRLNHLDNIVPVSKALGEKSGTATFSLGERNSCNSLVERPGYNYPDHIEVPVVTLDDYVRENDLEVGLIKVDIEGGEQLLLRGAVETIRTQHPILLISIYHSANDFFEIKPMIEKMCGKYTFRIVKPANPAIALETILLAEVRDESGENIINS; encoded by the coding sequence ATGAGTAAATTATCCGATAAACTTGCGGGATTTTTCGGAAGATTATTTCCGATGTCACGCAACAAGACAATAAAGCTCAACAACGAGATAAGGCAGACAGAAAGCGAGCATTTTGCACAGCTTTGTGAAATGCTCGGTTTTCTTGAAAACAGCCTGAATACTTGCACGGATATATGCCGTGATAATGCGGAGCAGATAAAACTGTGCCGTCAATCGTTGCGCACATTGGAAGACAATCAGGTTAAATTCGGTGAGTCTACCGCATCAAAACTCAAAGAAATAAAACTTGATATTGAAAATCTGAAAAAGCAAAATGAGTGTATCAGCGAAAAACTGAGTAACGAAATATCAGAGAAATCTGCAGGAATATCCGGTGAACTTATCGGCTGTATTTCACATCACACAGAGGAAATACTCGGTTGTATGACCGACAGCGACAAGCGTTCTTATGATAGCGATAAGCACATTGTCGAACTTATTGAAAACGGCATATCTGAAAACCATAAGCACGCAGGAGAAATAAAAGCGTTCAACAACTCGCTTTCCGGTGATATTAAGTCACTTTCGGACAGCGTTACCGCAGGCTTCGACAAGACCTCAAAGACGGGCGAATATGTGTCTGTGTTTGACAGCTTATCGACAGATAACGAAAGCATTTCGGCTGATATTAAATCACTTTCGGACAGCGTAACCGCAGGCTTTGACAAGACCTCAAAGACAGGCGAATATGTGTCTGTGCTTAACGGCTTATCGGCAGATAACGAAAGCATTTCGGCTGATATTAAGTCGCTTTCCGACAGCGTAACCGCAGGCTTCGACAAGACCTCAAAGACGGGCGAATATGCGGATATACTTAACGGCTTATCGGCAGATAACGAAAGCATTTCGGCTGATATTAAATCACTTTCCGACAGCGTAACCGCAGGCTTCGACAAGACCTCAAAGACTGGCGAATATGTGTCTGTACTTGACGGCTTATCGGCAGATAACGAAAGCATTTCGGCTGATATTAAATCACTTTCGGACAGCGTTACCGCAGGCTTCGACAAGACCTCAAAGACAGGCGAATATGCGGATACACTTAACGGCTTATCGGCAGATAACGAAAGCATTTCGGCTGATATTAAATCACTTTCCGACAGCGTAACCGCAGGCTTTGACAAGACCTCAAAGACGGGCGAATATGCACAGTCTTTGCTTGATGCAGAGAATACGGCAAATACGATCCGCCGTGAGATGAATCTGTTCAAAAGGCAGTCATATCTCAGAAAATTGTATTTTCATCCCGGTGAACGTGAAGCTCTGGCAAAATTGTTCAGTGACGCTATGAACAGAGAGGACAGCGCACAACGATTCAGCGCACTTATAAGCGGACTTGACAACGAGAGCAGAAACACCGTTTCCGATATAATTCATCGTATGGGAATGATAGCGGACGGCAACAAGTCCTTGCAGGATGTCTATACACAGCGTGAGCAGGAAGAATTCGTTCGTATGAATGATGAATTCAGTTCAAAGATAGTAAAGCTGAACGATAATCTTTATTATTACAACGGTTATTATCTCCCCGTTAACCAGTTTGACAGCAGCGTATTCTTCACAAGATACGGAATAGATAAGCTGACCACGCTGGACAGCGTGAGAAATAAGCATATAATCGACGCAGGCGGATATGTCGGTGACACGGCGCTTCTGTTCTCGTCATATACGGATAAGGACATTCATGTATTTGAGGCTTCTCCTTCAAATATGGATATTATCCGTGAAACGATAAGGCTGAATCATCTTGATAACATAGTGCCTGTAAGCAAAGCACTGGGCGAGAAAAGCGGCACGGCAACATTCAGCCTGGGTGAGCGCAATTCCTGCAATTCCCTTGTTGAACGTCCCGGCTATAATTATCCGGATCATATCGAAGTTCCCGTTGTTACTCTTGATGATTATGTACGGGAAAACGATCTAGAGGTCGGTCTTATAAAGGTAGACATTGAAGGAGGCGAGCAGCTGCTGCTCAGGGGCGCTGTCGAAACTATCCGCACACAGCACCCGATACTTCTTATCAGCATCTATCATTCGGCAAACGATTTCTTTGAAATTAAGCCTATGATAGAGAAAATGTGCGGTAAATACACTTTCAGAATAGTTAAACCCGCTAATCCGGCTATTGCGCTTGAAACAATACTGTTAGCCGAGGTCAGAGATGAAAGCGGCGAAAATATTATTAATTCGTAA
- the rfbC gene encoding dTDP-4-dehydrorhamnose 3,5-epimerase — MIQKFEFKETEIKGLIEVTPFNADDIRGCFTKDYSKEVFEANGIKHDLAEVFYTTSYKGVIRALHFQREKQQPKLVRCIHGHVYDVVVDLRKDSPTFKKWLAFELIGEKHNEILVPAGCAHGYLVLEDSIVSYKCGEKFYGEYDDGIMWNDPDIAVDWKLDRVGGIDKVILADKDKNLQTFKEFMSKYGGF, encoded by the coding sequence ATGATACAGAAGTTTGAATTCAAGGAAACAGAGATTAAGGGACTTATAGAAGTAACTCCCTTCAATGCCGATGATATAAGAGGCTGTTTCACAAAGGATTACTCGAAGGAAGTGTTCGAGGCAAACGGCATAAAGCACGATCTTGCCGAGGTTTTCTATACGACAAGCTACAAGGGCGTTATCCGTGCACTTCATTTTCAGCGTGAGAAACAGCAGCCCAAGCTGGTACGTTGCATACACGGACACGTTTACGATGTAGTAGTCGATTTACGCAAGGACAGCCCCACGTTCAAGAAGTGGCTTGCATTTGAGCTTATCGGTGAAAAGCACAACGAAATACTCGTTCCCGCAGGTTGCGCTCACGGTTATCTTGTACTTGAGGACAGCATAGTATCCTACAAGTGCGGAGAAAAATTCTACGGCGAATATGATGACGGCATTATGTGGAACGATCCCGATATTGCAGTAGACTGGAAGCTTGACAGAGTAGGCGGAATTGATAAGGTCATACTTGCCGACAAGGACAAGAATCTGCAGACCTTTAAAGAATTCATGAGCAAGTACGGTGGCTTTTGA
- a CDS encoding NAD(P)-dependent oxidoreductase, with amino-acid sequence MKKALVTGANGFVGSALVRELVKNNVEVIALDRDGCNNNIPENVRFVAHELSESSKLADIVPDRDIDVFYHFAWVGSAGPARADTALQLNNAQWTVDCLRVAKDMDCKKFVCAGSIMEHETISAAFRQGNKPGAGYIYGSGKLVAHTMCMSVAAQIGIDLCWAKITNAYGAGELSPRFVNTTIRKIINDEPLQFTSGTQNYDFVYIDDVARAFYLIGENGKPFCHYLIGSSDAKPLREFVLEMKAALAPDKEFVFGDVPFTGVNMPLSDFDCSITEKDTGFKATIPFGEGVKKTMDWIKEQK; translated from the coding sequence ATGAAAAAAGCTCTTGTTACAGGTGCAAACGGCTTTGTCGGAAGTGCGCTTGTGCGTGAATTGGTAAAGAATAATGTTGAGGTAATCGCACTTGACCGTGACGGTTGCAATAACAACATACCCGAAAATGTAAGATTTGTGGCTCACGAGCTTTCCGAATCGTCAAAGCTCGCCGATATTGTCCCTGACCGTGATATTGATGTATTCTATCACTTTGCGTGGGTAGGCTCGGCAGGCCCTGCGAGAGCAGACACCGCTTTACAGCTTAATAACGCTCAGTGGACGGTAGATTGTCTGCGTGTGGCAAAGGATATGGACTGCAAGAAGTTTGTATGTGCCGGCTCTATAATGGAGCATGAAACAATATCAGCCGCATTCAGACAGGGTAATAAGCCCGGTGCCGGCTACATATACGGAAGCGGTAAACTTGTTGCTCATACAATGTGCATGAGCGTTGCCGCACAGATAGGTATAGATCTTTGCTGGGCAAAGATAACCAACGCATACGGTGCAGGTGAGCTTTCACCCCGTTTTGTAAATACGACCATCAGAAAGATTATAAACGATGAGCCTTTACAGTTCACAAGCGGCACACAGAATTATGACTTTGTATATATAGACGATGTTGCAAGAGCGTTCTATCTCATCGGAGAGAACGGAAAGCCTTTCTGCCACTATCTTATAGGCAGCTCGGATGCAAAGCCTCTCAGAGAATTTGTTCTTGAGATGAAGGCTGCACTGGCTCCCGATAAGGAGTTCGTGTTCGGAGATGTTCCGTTCACAGGCGTAAATATGCCGCTGTCGGATTTTGACTGTTCAATTACAGAAAAGGATACAGGCTTCAAAGCTACAATACCCTTCGGAGAAGGCGTCAAAAAAACAATGGATTGGATTAAGGAGCAGAAATGA
- the rfbG gene encoding CDP-glucose 4,6-dehydratase, which produces MDMSFYKGKTVLITGHTGFKGSWMCKLLSMAGAKVIGYSLNPPTTPSLFELSGVEKEIVSVIGDIRDLAKLNETMQKYRPEIVIHMAAQPIVRESYAEPVYTYETNVMGTVNICEAVRLCDSVKSFVNVTTDKVYKNNEWEWGYRENDALDGYDPYSNSKSCSELVTSSYIKSFFYNRDIAVSTCRAGNVIGGGDFAKDRIIPDCVRAMEAKQEITVRNPYSTRPYQHVLEPVVTYLVLAMKQYEDKSLAGNYNIGPDDCDCAATGELVDLFCSHWGDGASWKNVADKNAPHEANFLKLDCSRIKRVLGWSPRWHISDAIEKVTEWSKVYLSGGDISAVMEKQINEYLEVK; this is translated from the coding sequence ATGGATATGTCATTTTACAAGGGTAAAACTGTACTGATAACAGGTCACACAGGCTTCAAGGGAAGCTGGATGTGCAAACTGCTTTCTATGGCAGGAGCAAAAGTTATCGGTTATTCTCTCAATCCCCCCACAACGCCCTCTCTTTTTGAGCTTTCCGGAGTTGAGAAGGAAATAGTTTCGGTTATAGGCGATATAAGAGATCTTGCAAAGCTGAACGAAACAATGCAGAAGTACCGCCCCGAAATAGTAATTCATATGGCGGCACAGCCCATAGTAAGAGAAAGCTACGCAGAGCCTGTCTACACATACGAAACAAATGTTATGGGTACTGTCAATATATGCGAGGCTGTAAGGCTGTGCGACAGCGTAAAATCATTCGTAAACGTAACCACCGATAAGGTTTACAAGAACAACGAATGGGAGTGGGGATACCGTGAAAATGACGCACTTGACGGCTATGATCCTTATTCCAACTCCAAGAGCTGCTCGGAGCTTGTAACAAGCTCTTATATAAAGTCGTTCTTCTATAACCGTGACATTGCGGTTTCGACCTGCCGTGCAGGTAACGTTATCGGAGGCGGCGACTTTGCAAAGGACAGAATCATCCCCGATTGCGTAAGAGCAATGGAGGCTAAGCAGGAGATAACAGTAAGAAATCCTTATTCGACACGTCCCTATCAGCACGTTCTCGAGCCGGTCGTTACATATCTTGTACTTGCGATGAAGCAGTATGAGGACAAGAGCCTTGCCGGTAATTATAATATCGGTCCGGATGATTGCGACTGCGCCGCTACAGGCGAGCTTGTCGATTTGTTCTGTTCACACTGGGGCGACGGCGCTTCGTGGAAAAACGTTGCGGATAAGAACGCTCCCCACGAGGCAAATTTCCTCAAGCTTGATTGCTCAAGAATAAAGCGTGTACTCGGATGGAGTCCCCGCTGGCATATTTCCGACGCTATCGAAAAGGTGACCGAGTGGAGCAAGGTATATCTTTCAGGCGGCGACATCAGCGCCGTTATGGAAAAGCAGATAAACGAATATCTGGAGGTAAAGTAA
- the glf gene encoding UDP-galactopyranose mutase — MSSFDFDTLIVGCGLSGAVIARHLAEKGKKVEIWERRDHIGGNMYDHVDDHGILVQDYGPHTFHTKEKYLFDYMCRYEQWSDYKLTCGAVWNDTYTPTPFNFTTIDKFFDKQKAETLKAKLTKAYEGRPTATVVEVLENEDDDIRAYAQYLFDNDYAPYTAKQWGVSPSEIDPSVLKRVPLRFSYDEGYFDDAYQVMPVHSFTEFFRNLLNHENITVRTGVEALERITVKDNKLYVDGEPYNNILVYTGALDELFSEKYGRLPYRSLRFEYKYTDKDSLQDAPVVAYPQEKGFTRITEYKKIPVQNVKGSTYAVEYPLPYKSGEKLEPYYPVLTKESMEQYEKYEALASQIGNLICCGRLADFRYYNMDQALKRALEQCDKIDNI; from the coding sequence ATGAGCAGTTTTGATTTTGACACCCTTATAGTCGGCTGTGGACTTTCCGGAGCGGTAATTGCCCGTCATTTAGCGGAAAAAGGCAAGAAGGTCGAGATATGGGAACGCAGGGATCATATCGGCGGCAATATGTACGACCACGTTGACGATCACGGAATACTCGTACAGGATTACGGTCCGCACACATTCCACACGAAAGAGAAATATCTTTTTGATTATATGTGCCGCTATGAGCAGTGGTCGGATTACAAGCTGACCTGCGGTGCGGTATGGAACGATACATATACCCCCACTCCCTTCAACTTTACCACGATTGATAAGTTCTTTGATAAGCAAAAGGCAGAAACGCTCAAGGCAAAGCTTACTAAGGCTTACGAGGGCAGACCGACCGCTACCGTGGTCGAAGTTCTCGAAAACGAGGACGATGATATAAGAGCATACGCTCAGTATCTTTTCGATAACGATTATGCGCCGTATACCGCTAAGCAGTGGGGCGTATCTCCCTCTGAGATTGACCCGTCTGTGCTTAAAAGAGTACCTCTGCGTTTTTCGTATGATGAGGGATATTTCGATGACGCTTATCAGGTAATGCCGGTGCATTCATTCACGGAGTTCTTCAGAAATCTTCTGAACCACGAGAATATCACGGTCAGAACCGGTGTCGAGGCGCTTGAGCGGATTACCGTAAAGGATAATAAGCTGTATGTTGACGGCGAGCCGTATAATAACATTCTTGTATATACAGGTGCGCTGGATGAGCTTTTCAGCGAAAAATACGGCAGACTTCCTTACCGTTCACTGCGTTTTGAGTATAAGTATACCGACAAGGACAGCCTTCAGGATGCTCCTGTCGTCGCATATCCTCAGGAAAAGGGTTTTACCAGAATCACAGAGTACAAGAAAATTCCCGTCCAGAATGTAAAGGGCAGTACCTATGCGGTAGAATATCCTCTCCCGTATAAGTCAGGCGAAAAGCTCGAGCCGTATTATCCTGTTCTCACAAAGGAGAGCATGGAACAATATGAAAAGTACGAGGCTCTGGCATCACAGATCGGTAATCTTATATGCTGCGGAAGACTTGCCGATTTCAGATATTACAATATGGATCAGGCGTTAAAACGTGCGCTTGAGCAATGCGATAAAATAGATAATATATAA
- a CDS encoding MATE family efflux transporter: MAEKARSVSPEFFGTESVWKIMLRIAPPIMLAQLIQAMYNIIDSLFVGQYSDDGLTALSAIYPVQLIIIALAVGTGVGTNTLMAKQYALKDEKGANHTAGVGTVLAVIMWALISVISIAFMGPYVAISAQSPVAMQYANEYGMIVSIGSIGLFLEGNWTKVLQSEGNMKLPMIAQIVGAVTNIVLDPLLIFTAGLGIKGAAIATVIGQIVAAVIVGVKGARKPPEIKRIPCIAKSIYKLGYPSICMQALYTVYIAILNIILAGFCDEAVTVLGLYYKLQSFFFIPLLGLQTCIVPVLSYNYTSGDYLRCRRIFRSSLIISGVFMILGVLSFELIPTQLIGLFTQSETVKSIGAVGFRLIGASFIPAVFSFMTPVFFQSIGYSKTSTFLSVLRQLICLVPLFWIFSFIGLDYAWLAFPLTEVITGAIGMGMYYYAIKRF, translated from the coding sequence TTGGCAGAAAAAGCAAGATCCGTTTCTCCGGAATTTTTCGGAACAGAAAGCGTGTGGAAGATAATGCTCCGTATCGCCCCGCCTATAATGCTGGCTCAGCTGATACAGGCAATGTACAATATAATAGACAGCCTTTTTGTCGGACAGTATTCCGATGACGGACTTACCGCCCTGTCGGCTATCTATCCCGTTCAGCTTATTATAATAGCTCTTGCGGTCGGCACCGGGGTAGGAACCAATACGCTTATGGCAAAGCAGTATGCGCTGAAAGATGAAAAAGGCGCCAATCATACGGCAGGTGTCGGAACTGTTCTCGCTGTGATAATGTGGGCGCTGATTTCCGTAATATCAATAGCGTTTATGGGACCGTACGTTGCAATATCGGCTCAGTCGCCCGTTGCAATGCAGTACGCAAACGAGTACGGTATGATAGTTAGCATAGGAAGCATAGGACTTTTCCTTGAAGGAAACTGGACAAAGGTACTTCAGTCGGAAGGCAATATGAAGCTGCCGATGATTGCTCAGATTGTCGGAGCGGTAACAAATATCGTTCTTGACCCGTTGCTGATTTTTACCGCAGGACTTGGAATAAAGGGTGCGGCAATAGCTACCGTTATAGGTCAGATAGTCGCCGCAGTTATCGTCGGTGTAAAAGGCGCACGAAAGCCGCCTGAAATAAAGCGTATCCCGTGTATCGCCAAAAGCATATATAAGCTTGGTTATCCGTCAATATGTATGCAGGCTCTTTACACTGTCTACATAGCAATCCTGAACATTATACTTGCGGGATTTTGCGATGAGGCTGTGACCGTGCTCGGACTTTATTATAAATTGCAATCGTTCTTCTTTATTCCGCTTCTGGGCTTGCAGACGTGCATAGTACCTGTACTCAGCTACAATTATACATCGGGAGATTACTTAAGGTGCAGAAGAATCTTCCGCAGCTCACTGATAATATCCGGCGTGTTTATGATACTCGGTGTGCTGTCCTTTGAGCTTATCCCCACTCAGCTTATAGGGCTGTTTACTCAGAGCGAAACGGTAAAAAGCATAGGTGCGGTTGGATTCCGCCTGATAGGAGCAAGCTTTATCCCCGCCGTATTTTCGTTTATGACGCCGGTTTTCTTTCAATCTATCGGTTATTCAAAGACCAGTACATTCCTTTCCGTATTACGTCAGCTTATCTGTCTTGTGCCGTTATTCTGGATATTCTCTTTTATCGGACTGGATTACGCTTGGCTTGCATTCCCTCTGACAGAGGTAATTACCGGAGCTATCGGTATGGGGATGTACTATTACGCAATAAAGCGTTTCTGA
- a CDS encoding pyridoxamine 5'-phosphate oxidase family protein, with amino-acid sequence MKTLLDVCKFLKAAGTYYLATVDGDKPRVRPFGTAHIYNGKLYIQTGKKKAVSHQIAANPNVEICAMADGDWLRIEGELVEDDDRAARVSMLDAYPELKALYDADDGNTQVFYFKNATATLSSFTKPQETLNF; translated from the coding sequence ATGAAAACTTTACTTGATGTGTGCAAATTTCTGAAAGCCGCAGGTACATATTACCTTGCGACCGTAGACGGTGACAAGCCGAGAGTAAGACCTTTCGGTACGGCTCACATCTACAACGGAAAGCTGTATATCCAGACAGGAAAGAAAAAGGCGGTATCGCATCAGATAGCCGCAAATCCCAATGTTGAGATATGCGCTATGGCAGACGGCGACTGGCTGAGAATCGAGGGGGAGCTTGTCGAGGACGACGACCGTGCGGCTAGGGTTTCTATGCTTGATGCCTACCCTGAGCTTAAGGCTCTGTATGATGCGGACGACGGCAACACGCAGGTGTTTTACTTTAAAAATGCCACCGCTACCCTGTCATCGTTCACAAAGCCGCAGGAAACATTGAACTTCTGA
- a CDS encoding TIGR02452 family protein — protein sequence MKDRREINIEVFEDTMKHYKSNPTLKAAVSNSVANQKFTAADETVELPQCAGYTPTVTVSGKRSLEAAVEYTKQGMKTCVLNFASASNPGGGVTLGASAQEESICRCSTLYPCLNTGDMWSCFYTPHRQAENPLYNNDCIYTPDVYVIKSDTSIPKLLPESEWQKVNIITCAAPNLRHKPSNCMNPGAGDKRADINDKELAQLLTSRIRRIFEIAAANGNEALILGAFGCGAFKNPPIVVAKVFAEQLQAFKGCFKAIEFSVFHTEREAGNYNAFKAAIR from the coding sequence ATGAAAGACAGAAGAGAAATCAACATAGAAGTATTTGAAGACACAATGAAGCACTATAAGAGCAATCCCACACTTAAAGCGGCTGTAAGCAATTCGGTTGCAAACCAGAAGTTTACGGCGGCTGACGAAACGGTGGAGCTGCCGCAGTGCGCCGGATACACGCCGACCGTTACGGTAAGCGGAAAACGCTCTCTTGAGGCGGCTGTTGAGTATACGAAGCAAGGCATGAAGACCTGCGTGCTGAACTTTGCCTCGGCGAGCAATCCCGGCGGCGGTGTTACTCTCGGTGCATCGGCACAGGAAGAATCAATCTGCCGTTGCTCGACGCTGTACCCCTGTCTTAACACAGGCGATATGTGGAGCTGTTTCTACACTCCGCACAGACAAGCTGAAAATCCGCTCTACAACAACGATTGCATCTACACCCCCGATGTATATGTGATAAAGAGCGACACAAGCATACCTAAGCTGCTGCCCGAAAGCGAATGGCAGAAGGTGAACATAATCACCTGTGCCGCACCGAATCTGCGGCACAAGCCGAGCAACTGTATGAATCCCGGAGCCGGCGACAAACGGGCTGATATAAACGATAAAGAGCTTGCACAGCTTCTGACATCGAGGATACGCAGGATATTCGAGATTGCGGCGGCAAACGGCAACGAGGCGCTGATACTCGGTGCTTTCGGCTGCGGTGCGTTCAAAAATCCGCCGATAGTTGTGGCAAAGGTTTTCGCAGAGCAGCTTCAGGCATTCAAAGGCTGTTTCAAGGCTATCGAATTTTCCGTATTTCATACCGAGCGTGAGGCAGGCAACTATAACGCTTTCAAGGCGGCAATAAGATAA
- a CDS encoding response regulator transcription factor, with protein MTQVLIVEDQKMIRESLENLVAQADNLSPAGSLSCAALAEQYCMRGNIDLILMDVCTENDESGFVAAEKIKKRFPSIKIIIITSMLDYSYLDKARKAGAESIWFKDVSAEELLSVIKRTIDGESVYPDKMPEIPVGNATSYEFSDAEIRVLRLLVEGMTYKEMAQELCVTPDCVKAHVSSMLSKTGYSSKTKLAAVVTSKKLIVNGF; from the coding sequence ATGACGCAGGTACTGATTGTAGAAGACCAGAAAATGATAAGGGAAAGCCTTGAAAATCTTGTAGCACAGGCAGACAATCTTTCTCCGGCAGGCTCGCTTTCTTGTGCGGCGCTTGCCGAGCAATACTGTATGCGTGGTAATATCGACCTGATATTAATGGACGTATGTACGGAAAATGATGAGAGCGGATTTGTCGCTGCGGAAAAAATAAAAAAACGCTTCCCCTCGATAAAAATTATCATCATAACCTCAATGCTTGATTACAGCTATCTTGATAAGGCGAGAAAAGCAGGTGCGGAGAGCATCTGGTTCAAGGATGTAAGCGCAGAGGAGTTACTCAGCGTTATAAAGAGGACGATAGACGGAGAAAGCGTATATCCCGATAAAATGCCCGAAATACCCGTAGGAAACGCTACCAGCTACGAGTTTTCCGATGCGGAAATCAGAGTTCTGCGACTGCTGGTCGAAGGTATGACGTATAAGGAGATGGCACAGGAGCTTTGCGTTACTCCCGATTGTGTAAAGGCACACGTCAGCAGTATGCTTTCCAAAACCGGTTATTCATCAAAAACAAAGCTCGCCGCAGTTGTTACATCAAAAAAACTGATTGTTAACGGATTTTGA
- a CDS encoding ATP-binding protein has translation MADRIQKGGWKMQGLGRRYLLRRTVKDAFDNLPSGICFFDSNGIAVLCNRQMDRLIYELKGFDVQCLSELQDIFSEHNSGSVVLVKGKAWRFRLDVISLNGIGYYTQVTATDVDELYRRQLQLEESSRKLERAGRRMRKLTENIRTVIREEEILSMKIRVHDDIGRSVIATRNLLSNNRPTSELDLTAWKNAVRLLMRDNEKSYGANSYDISGQLKETSSVLGIKINVEGDIPDPFYYKIFITAVRECATNAVRHAGATKLNVKCSKSGGRQWIALSNDGKAPVSTVTEGGGLSSLHDRVEKSGGTMSINSYPYFELVISFPLNKEVTL, from the coding sequence ATGGCAGATCGTATACAGAAGGGAGGCTGGAAGATGCAAGGCTTAGGCAGACGCTATCTGCTGCGCAGGACGGTAAAAGACGCATTTGATAATCTGCCGTCGGGTATATGTTTTTTCGACAGCAACGGAATAGCGGTCCTGTGCAACAGGCAAATGGACAGGCTGATATATGAATTGAAAGGCTTTGACGTACAGTGCCTCAGCGAACTGCAGGATATATTTTCGGAGCATAACAGCGGCTCGGTCGTACTTGTAAAGGGAAAAGCGTGGCGCTTCAGACTTGATGTGATTTCACTTAACGGCATCGGCTACTATACGCAGGTAACAGCAACAGATGTTGACGAGTTGTACAGACGTCAGCTTCAGCTTGAAGAAAGCAGCAGAAAACTCGAGCGTGCCGGCAGACGAATGCGAAAGCTGACAGAGAATATAAGAACGGTTATCCGTGAAGAAGAAATACTCAGTATGAAGATTCGTGTACACGATGATATAGGCAGGAGCGTAATTGCGACCCGTAATCTGCTGTCAAATAACAGACCGACAAGCGAGCTTGACCTTACAGCGTGGAAGAATGCTGTAAGACTTCTTATGAGGGACAACGAAAAAAGCTACGGAGCAAACAGCTATGATATATCCGGTCAGCTAAAGGAAACATCTTCCGTTCTCGGAATCAAAATAAACGTTGAAGGAGATATTCCCGACCCGTTTTATTATAAAATATTCATAACGGCTGTCAGAGAGTGCGCAACGAATGCTGTACGTCACGCAGGGGCGACAAAATTGAACGTTAAATGCAGTAAAAGCGGCGGCAGACAATGGATAGCCCTGTCCAATGACGGAAAAGCACCGGTCAGCACCGTCACTGAAGGCGGCGGCCTTTCGTCACTGCATGACAGAGTAGAAAAAAGCGGCGGAACTATGAGCATTAATTCATATCCGTATTTCGAGCTTGTAATTTCATTTCCGCTCAACAAGGAGGTAACACTATGA